One genomic region from Fictibacillus marinisediminis encodes:
- a CDS encoding fatty acid--CoA ligase — protein MYPTIGRLFEQTVRKYPGKEALVDLSRSQRWTYGEWDQYVNRTAQAFLAAGVRKGDVVSVFMYNTSELATVYFACAKIGAVINPINFRLKSGEVSYILNDSKPVLFIYEKDLEQQVKVLFDEFPLVSFWSVSEKVPDQAVRFHDRVQEAPAQAPNVELDENDLYAIMYTSGTTGQPKGVMHRHRDMIEQSLTCMQALQLRPSDRGLTAAPMFHCAELHCAFLPRVHNGCTTVIMHHFDAKKVLQTIQDEKISVMFAAPTMWNMMLQEDLSQYETSSMRFGLYGGASMAPVLVRALGDKLGIKLVQAYGMTEMGPAIAFLFEDEQEAKAGSAGKACFNHEIRVVRPGTQGPSDPEDILPPGEAGEIIVRGPSMMKGYYNREEATDQAVHKGWYHSGDIGYMDEEGYLFVSDRMDDMIICGGENIYPREVEDLLYEHEWVLDVAVLGEPDEKWGERVTAIIVKKAGELTEDALDEFCRNSHKLADYKRPRKFIFVDEMPRNASGKIQKFLLREKYTNTPIK, from the coding sequence ATGTATCCGACGATTGGAAGGTTATTTGAGCAGACGGTAAGAAAGTATCCAGGTAAAGAGGCGCTGGTCGATCTGTCCCGGAGCCAAAGATGGACGTACGGAGAATGGGATCAGTATGTCAACCGCACGGCACAGGCGTTTCTGGCAGCCGGGGTAAGGAAGGGGGATGTTGTTTCTGTTTTTATGTACAACACGAGTGAACTTGCGACGGTTTACTTCGCTTGTGCAAAAATAGGCGCGGTCATCAATCCCATCAACTTTCGGTTAAAGTCAGGTGAAGTCTCGTACATACTCAACGATTCCAAGCCTGTCCTTTTTATTTATGAAAAAGATCTGGAGCAGCAGGTGAAGGTTCTGTTTGATGAGTTTCCGCTCGTCTCCTTCTGGTCGGTCAGCGAGAAGGTTCCGGATCAGGCAGTCCGTTTTCACGATCGGGTTCAAGAAGCTCCAGCCCAGGCGCCGAATGTTGAGTTGGATGAAAACGACTTGTACGCCATCATGTATACGAGCGGAACGACCGGACAGCCGAAGGGCGTGATGCACCGCCACAGAGACATGATCGAGCAAAGTTTGACCTGCATGCAGGCGCTGCAGCTGAGGCCATCTGACAGAGGGCTGACGGCTGCTCCGATGTTCCACTGTGCTGAACTGCACTGTGCTTTTTTGCCGCGTGTTCATAATGGATGTACGACGGTAATCATGCACCATTTTGATGCAAAAAAAGTTCTTCAAACGATTCAGGACGAGAAAATTTCCGTCATGTTTGCCGCGCCTACCATGTGGAACATGATGCTGCAGGAAGATCTGTCGCAATACGAGACCTCTTCCATGAGATTTGGGCTTTATGGCGGGGCATCGATGGCACCGGTTCTCGTGCGGGCACTTGGTGATAAGCTGGGCATTAAGCTTGTACAAGCGTATGGCATGACAGAGATGGGACCTGCTATTGCCTTTTTGTTTGAAGACGAACAGGAGGCTAAAGCAGGTTCGGCGGGTAAAGCCTGCTTTAACCATGAAATTCGTGTCGTGCGTCCGGGAACTCAAGGGCCGTCTGATCCGGAAGACATTCTTCCGCCGGGAGAGGCTGGAGAGATCATCGTCAGGGGGCCGAGTATGATGAAAGGGTACTACAACCGGGAAGAGGCGACAGATCAAGCTGTACATAAAGGCTGGTACCATAGCGGGGATATCGGCTATATGGATGAGGAAGGATACCTTTTCGTTTCTGACCGGATGGACGATATGATCATCTGTGGTGGAGAAAACATCTACCCGCGTGAAGTGGAAGACCTTTTATACGAGCATGAATGGGTTCTTGATGTCGCTGTGCTGGGAGAGCCGGATGAAAAGTGGGGAGAGCGGGTGACGGCCATCATCGTGAAAAAAGCAGGAGAGCTGACCGAAGATGCGCTTGATGAATTCTGCAGAAACAGCCATAAGCTGGCAGACTATAAGCGGCCGAGAAAATTCATTTTTGTCGATGAAATGCCAAGAAACGCGAGCGGCAAGATCCAAAAATTCCTGCTGCGTGAAAAATATACAAATACACCGATAAAATAA
- a CDS encoding CBS domain-containing protein — protein sequence MKVHEFMISNVMTAKPGDTLQDVMSLLVKERIGGVPIVDEHGKLLGMVSDGDILRSIKPRERQIYDFFSFVIYEEKQELESYLKELGEVSVLKIAKRTGLITVSPQDEMEKALHLLAKHHFKKLPVVDKENRVVGVISRGDVIRRIQQALLQQL from the coding sequence ATGAAGGTACATGAGTTCATGATCTCAAATGTAATGACAGCCAAACCTGGTGATACCCTTCAAGACGTCATGAGTTTGCTTGTTAAAGAAAGAATTGGCGGAGTGCCAATCGTCGACGAACACGGAAAGCTGCTTGGCATGGTATCGGATGGTGATATTTTACGATCCATCAAACCGCGCGAACGTCAAATCTATGACTTTTTCTCCTTCGTCATTTATGAAGAAAAGCAAGAGCTTGAAAGCTACCTCAAGGAATTGGGAGAAGTATCGGTATTGAAAATCGCCAAACGGACAGGACTCATCACGGTTTCCCCGCAGGATGAAATGGAAAAAGCCCTGCATCTGCTGGCTAAGCATCACTTTAAAAAGCTGCCGGTTGTCGACAAGGAAAACCGTGTAGTCGGTGTCATCAGCCGTGGAGACGTCATCCGAAGAATTCAGCAGGCCCTCCTTCAGCAGCTTTAA
- a CDS encoding NAD(P)H-dependent oxidoreductase, which yields MNICIVYDSEGGHTKALAESIAAGAQQVNGANVYLQHVDEADVYSLPKMDAIIWGCPGHFGTISSGLKSWIDKLGYLWAEGKLINKVGAVFCTTATTHGGLEATLLNLITPMLHQGMIIAGLPGNVPENALYGSYYGVGITCPIEGNELITEDDQALGRALGERVALVAQQFTER from the coding sequence ATGAATATATGTATTGTCTACGATAGTGAAGGCGGCCATACAAAGGCACTTGCCGAATCCATCGCAGCTGGAGCACAGCAAGTGAACGGCGCAAATGTCTACCTGCAGCATGTAGATGAAGCAGATGTTTACTCCCTTCCTAAGATGGATGCGATCATCTGGGGATGCCCAGGGCATTTCGGCACCATCAGCTCAGGGCTAAAAAGCTGGATCGACAAGCTTGGCTATCTATGGGCAGAAGGAAAACTAATCAACAAAGTGGGGGCTGTGTTCTGTACAACAGCTACAACTCACGGCGGTTTAGAAGCGACTCTTCTTAACCTTATTACTCCAATGCTTCACCAAGGTATGATCATCGCAGGACTTCCAGGTAATGTCCCGGAAAACGCCCTGTATGGATCTTACTACGGAGTGGGAATAACTTGTCCAATTGAAGGGAATGAACTCATTACCGAGGACGACCAGGCTCTTGGACGCGCATTGGGAGAGCGTGTAGCTCTTGTTGCACAGCAATTTACAGAACGGTAG
- a CDS encoding DHA2 family efflux MFS transporter permease subunit has translation MSSEFQQPQGSHDIKRYIPLLVILMIGLFLAILNQTLLNVAIPHLITEFGVSANTAQWLLTGYMLVNGALIPLSPFLIERFAVRRLFLFAMFCFTLGSLICGLSTGFPVMLVGRLIQAVGGGVLAPLVMTIIIFIFPPEIRGKGMGIFGLAMMFAPAVGPTLSGFVVQNYDWHLLFTGMVPLGVIVLIFAFFSLKDIQPPKKVKVDGLSVFTSLAGMSLLLYGFSEAGNDGWDDTVVLSTMIAGAVLLMIFTIRQLRIEKPLLDMRIFNYGIFSLASVINVVLTISLFSGMFLLPIYLQTIRGYSPLDSGLLLLPGALIMLVMSPVSGTLFDKLGPRPLAIFGMALTTITTYFFTRLTMDTPYTFIVVLYMFRMFGMSFLMMPIMTAGLNQLPKHLSSHGTSMSNTLRQVSGSIGISLITTIFTNRTTFHMNEMEGAMSTADPFFMTSFHDFVQKVAVSLHLPVSQAQQQAIQILFGKASQQSSINGINDAFIIATVISAIGLVLSLFLRDVRKDKVREAAAPVPQKEEVLLLPAPKNVS, from the coding sequence ATGTCAAGCGAATTTCAACAGCCTCAAGGCTCACACGATATCAAAAGATACATTCCTTTATTAGTCATACTCATGATCGGGTTATTCCTTGCCATCCTGAACCAGACACTGCTGAACGTGGCTATTCCCCACTTGATCACAGAATTCGGCGTTTCTGCCAATACAGCTCAGTGGTTATTGACAGGCTACATGCTGGTCAATGGTGCGCTCATTCCGCTATCGCCTTTTCTGATTGAACGGTTCGCGGTCCGCCGCCTCTTTTTGTTTGCCATGTTCTGCTTTACGCTAGGTTCATTGATCTGCGGGCTTTCAACGGGATTTCCTGTCATGCTAGTCGGGCGTTTGATCCAGGCCGTTGGCGGCGGTGTATTAGCACCTCTTGTCATGACCATCATCATCTTTATATTCCCTCCGGAAATCCGGGGTAAGGGGATGGGGATCTTTGGTCTCGCCATGATGTTTGCTCCGGCGGTCGGTCCTACGCTTTCTGGCTTTGTCGTACAAAACTATGACTGGCATCTTCTCTTTACCGGAATGGTACCGCTGGGCGTCATCGTATTAATCTTTGCCTTTTTCAGCCTGAAAGACATTCAGCCGCCGAAAAAGGTTAAGGTTGATGGCCTTTCCGTCTTTACGTCTCTTGCCGGTATGTCGCTGCTTCTATATGGATTCAGTGAAGCAGGAAATGACGGCTGGGATGATACGGTTGTTCTTTCAACCATGATTGCAGGGGCTGTCCTGCTCATGATTTTTACCATCAGACAGCTTCGTATTGAAAAGCCGCTGCTCGACATGCGGATTTTCAACTATGGAATCTTTTCATTAGCAAGCGTTATTAACGTCGTTTTGACGATCAGTCTGTTTTCCGGGATGTTCCTGCTTCCGATCTATCTGCAGACGATCCGGGGATATTCACCGCTTGATTCCGGACTGCTGTTGCTGCCAGGTGCTTTGATCATGCTGGTTATGTCACCTGTTTCAGGTACACTGTTTGATAAATTGGGGCCGCGTCCACTTGCCATTTTCGGTATGGCGCTCACAACGATAACGACGTATTTCTTTACAAGACTGACAATGGATACCCCTTACACATTCATCGTGGTTCTCTATATGTTCCGTATGTTTGGGATGTCCTTCTTGATGATGCCGATCATGACAGCCGGCCTTAACCAGCTGCCGAAGCACTTGAGCAGCCATGGTACGTCCATGTCCAACACGCTTCGCCAAGTATCAGGCTCGATCGGTATCAGCTTGATCACGACCATCTTTACGAACCGAACAACGTTCCATATGAATGAGATGGAAGGAGCCATGAGTACGGCCGATCCATTCTTTATGACTTCATTCCATGACTTTGTTCAAAAGGTAGCGGTCAGTCTTCATCTTCCTGTATCACAGGCCCAGCAGCAAGCCATTCAAATCCTTTTCGGTAAAGCGAGCCAGCAGTCCAGCATCAACGGCATTAACGATGCATTCATCATAGCAACCGTTATTTCCGCCATTGGTCTCGTACTGAGCTTATTTCTCCGTGATGTCCGAAAAGACAAGGTTAGAGAAGCGGCTGCACCAGTACCTCAGAAAGAGGAAGTACTGCTGTTGCCAGCGCCAAAGAATGTATCCTAA
- a CDS encoding HlyD family efflux transporter periplasmic adaptor subunit encodes MSRGRLLMTNIIAFLVVIVLIAGGAYYYFQNNNYVSTDNAKVTGELHNITAPTDGKLSDWNLEEGKKVTKDDKIGKISGAEKSMSITTPADGTIIKKQANNDQMVQAGQTLASEVNMDELYVIANIKEDELKDIEEGDQVDVTVDGDDETTLDGNVEKIGFATNSLFSLMPKSNDDGNYTKVTQTVPVKISITNSSDKVLPGMNAEVKISKN; translated from the coding sequence ATGTCTAGAGGTCGTCTACTCATGACCAACATCATCGCATTTCTCGTAGTAATCGTTTTAATTGCAGGAGGAGCGTATTACTATTTCCAAAACAACAACTACGTTTCGACGGACAATGCAAAGGTAACAGGTGAGCTTCACAACATCACTGCTCCAACGGATGGGAAACTTTCAGATTGGAACTTGGAAGAAGGCAAGAAGGTAACAAAGGATGATAAAATCGGAAAAATTTCCGGTGCTGAAAAATCCATGTCCATCACAACTCCTGCCGATGGAACCATCATTAAAAAACAAGCCAACAATGACCAAATGGTGCAAGCTGGCCAAACACTAGCAAGTGAAGTCAACATGGATGAACTATACGTGATCGCCAACATTAAAGAAGATGAATTGAAAGATATCGAAGAGGGTGACCAAGTTGACGTTACTGTAGATGGTGACGATGAAACCACTCTTGATGGAAACGTAGAAAAAATTGGTTTTGCTACTAACTCTTTATTCTCTTTAATGCCTAAATCCAACGATGACGGCAACTACACAAAAGTAACGCAAACTGTACCTGTTAAAATTTCAATCACGAACTCATCTGATAAAGTATTGCCAGGTATGAACGCAGAAGTAAAAATTTCTAAAAACTAA
- a CDS encoding MarR family winged helix-turn-helix transcriptional regulator, whose translation MDRQLQAQIEQLDHIKDTFFQLRRAFIENQIKEFPYSLTATKYAVLKMLFQKRRCMVVDISNTMGMTSGATTTLLNQLEEEQLISRTRDEKDRRVVWIVLSETGESLISAIVEKRNHFWAEMLATLSKEEQDEYIRLLKKIEAGIKAKV comes from the coding sequence ATGGACCGACAATTACAAGCTCAGATCGAGCAGCTGGACCACATTAAGGATACGTTCTTTCAATTGCGAAGAGCGTTTATTGAAAATCAAATCAAGGAATTTCCATATAGTTTAACGGCTACCAAGTATGCGGTACTAAAGATGCTGTTTCAGAAACGCAGATGCATGGTTGTGGATATTTCGAACACGATGGGAATGACTTCCGGAGCCACAACGACACTCTTAAACCAGCTGGAGGAAGAACAGCTGATCTCTCGTACGCGGGATGAGAAGGATCGGAGAGTGGTCTGGATCGTATTATCGGAAACGGGTGAATCGCTGATTTCTGCTATTGTAGAAAAGCGAAATCACTTCTGGGCAGAGATGCTTGCAACACTGTCAAAGGAAGAGCAAGATGAATACATTCGTTTGTTAAAAAAAATAGAAGCTGGAATTAAAGCCAAAGTTTGA
- a CDS encoding MarR family winged helix-turn-helix transcriptional regulator yields the protein MKNRETLVKDLVTNYRNQTKKIRACFHPLLKDFIPLNEYAALKVLRCQGDQMVSEIADQLQVTNSHISVTSDKLINRGLVTRKHSEQDRRIVYLSITPKGEQLADKMDDVLQDFYEETFSELSEEEIEMFIKLLNKIKM from the coding sequence ATGAAAAATAGAGAAACCCTCGTTAAGGATCTCGTGACAAACTATAGAAACCAAACAAAGAAAATCCGGGCATGTTTTCATCCTTTGCTAAAGGATTTTATTCCGCTGAACGAATATGCGGCACTAAAGGTTCTTCGCTGCCAAGGTGACCAGATGGTATCGGAAATCGCTGATCAGCTGCAAGTGACGAACAGCCATATTTCTGTAACGAGCGATAAGTTGATCAATCGCGGTCTGGTCACCCGTAAGCATAGTGAACAGGACCGCAGAATCGTTTATTTATCGATCACGCCAAAAGGAGAGCAGCTGGCGGATAAAATGGATGATGTGCTGCAGGATTTCTATGAAGAAACATTCAGTGAACTTTCAGAAGAAGAAATAGAAATGTTTATCAAGTTATTGAATAAAATAAAAATGTGA
- the pssA gene encoding CDP-diacylglycerol--serine O-phosphatidyltransferase yields MKKHIPNLLTLGNLYCGFFSIGYIIDGDSKNATILIFIAIMLDAVDGRVARILGVTNEMGKELDSLADVVSFGVAPAFLAAHTFFADFHYIYGVAMSGIFPVFGAYRLARFNVTAQEESMKHFTGIPITLAGAIVTFLVLFVKVIPLGVFIIAFYGLAVLMVSTIKIPSFKNIKLPKNGVIVTLFLFYMFYLLAKARFEKVPVFFYVALAIYILFIIIRFIRVKEPKLPRWKRGR; encoded by the coding sequence ATGAAAAAGCATATACCCAATCTGCTTACACTTGGAAATTTATATTGCGGCTTTTTTTCCATCGGCTATATTATAGATGGCGACAGCAAGAACGCCACGATCCTGATCTTTATTGCAATCATGCTTGATGCGGTTGACGGCAGGGTGGCAAGAATTCTTGGCGTAACCAATGAAATGGGGAAGGAACTGGATTCCCTTGCCGATGTCGTTTCTTTCGGTGTCGCACCTGCCTTTTTGGCCGCTCACACTTTCTTTGCAGACTTTCATTATATATACGGTGTGGCGATGTCCGGCATTTTCCCTGTGTTCGGTGCCTACCGTTTGGCCCGTTTCAACGTGACCGCTCAGGAAGAGTCGATGAAACACTTTACAGGGATCCCAATCACACTGGCTGGAGCGATCGTTACCTTTCTCGTGCTGTTTGTAAAAGTAATTCCGTTGGGGGTCTTCATCATCGCCTTTTACGGGCTGGCCGTTCTCATGGTCAGCACGATTAAAATACCAAGCTTCAAAAACATCAAACTGCCTAAAAACGGTGTGATCGTCACTCTGTTTTTGTTCTATATGTTCTACCTCTTAGCAAAAGCAAGGTTTGAAAAAGTGCCGGTGTTCTTCTATGTTGCACTGGCCATCTATATCCTGTTCATCATCATCCGGTTCATCCGTGTCAAAGAACCAAAGCTTCCAAGGTGGAAGCGGGGGAGATGA
- a CDS encoding TetR/AcrR family transcriptional regulator, with protein sequence MFSKFYNLEDEKQIKILNAAIKVYVQKGYDHASTNEIVKEAGISKGLLFHYFQNKKTLYLFLFDHCIEVVMEDFYKKVVMEETDFFKRLHDMTLIKMELLHTYPDIFRFFEKAMLEESDQIRSDFQSRIKTFTASSSTWLFDGIDTSKFRDDLDLSKVIKSMLWAFEGLSEEIRAKAKLQDLEVDYDEVFAEAAAYIEMFKKAFYK encoded by the coding sequence GTGTTTTCGAAATTTTACAATCTGGAAGATGAGAAACAAATTAAAATTTTAAATGCTGCCATCAAGGTTTACGTGCAAAAGGGCTATGACCATGCATCGACCAATGAAATTGTGAAGGAGGCCGGCATATCAAAAGGACTGCTGTTTCACTATTTCCAAAATAAAAAGACCTTGTATCTTTTCTTATTTGATCACTGTATCGAGGTGGTCATGGAAGACTTTTATAAAAAGGTAGTCATGGAGGAAACGGATTTTTTTAAAAGGCTTCACGACATGACGCTTATTAAGATGGAGCTGCTTCATACCTATCCTGACATCTTCCGTTTCTTTGAGAAAGCGATGCTTGAAGAGTCAGACCAAATTCGAAGCGACTTTCAAAGCAGGATTAAAACCTTTACGGCCAGCAGTTCCACTTGGCTTTTTGATGGAATTGACACCTCGAAGTTCCGTGATGACCTGGATCTCTCAAAGGTCATAAAAAGTATGCTGTGGGCATTTGAAGGGCTCAGTGAAGAAATACGGGCCAAAGCGAAACTCCAAGATCTTGAGGTTGATTATGACGAGGTGTTTGCTGAAGCAGCTGCTTACATTGAAATGTTTAAGAAAGCTTTTTATAAATGA
- a CDS encoding ABC transporter ATP-binding protein, which yields MNVIEIKNLTKRYGNARGIEDISFHVEEGEIFGFIGPNGAGKSTTLRTLLSIIYPTSGSAAIFGKDVIKYGPEIKKQIGYLPSEVFYYDKMKVKDLLNYSASFYKKDCKKRIHELAEIMDLDLNKRIDDLSYGNRKKVGIVQGLLHEPKLIILDEPTGGLDPLMQQKFFDLLKEENKKGATILFSSHILSEVQKMCDRVAIIKEGKLITVEKISTLQENNHKKIRIETKHPVDAGWFAVDGVTNMQSEDNKISFLYSGNINLIMKKLAEIELSNVWVDEPDLEEIFLHYYEKEDGSK from the coding sequence ATGAATGTGATTGAGATCAAAAATTTAACGAAAAGATATGGCAATGCCAGGGGAATCGAGGACATCAGCTTTCATGTGGAAGAAGGGGAAATCTTTGGCTTCATCGGTCCGAACGGTGCCGGTAAATCCACAACGCTCCGCACGCTGCTGTCCATCATTTATCCAACGAGTGGAAGCGCTGCGATTTTCGGAAAAGACGTCATTAAGTACGGGCCAGAGATCAAAAAGCAGATCGGGTATCTGCCTTCAGAGGTGTTCTACTACGACAAAATGAAAGTGAAGGACCTGCTGAACTATTCCGCAAGCTTTTATAAAAAAGACTGCAAGAAACGGATTCATGAACTCGCAGAAATCATGGATTTGGATCTTAATAAACGAATCGATGACTTGTCCTACGGAAACCGGAAAAAGGTTGGGATTGTTCAAGGCTTACTTCATGAACCGAAGCTGATCATTCTGGACGAACCGACCGGGGGACTGGATCCATTAATGCAGCAAAAGTTCTTTGATCTCTTGAAAGAGGAGAACAAAAAGGGAGCGACCATTCTGTTTTCCTCGCACATCCTGAGCGAAGTGCAGAAGATGTGTGACCGGGTTGCCATCATTAAAGAAGGAAAGCTCATTACGGTTGAGAAGATCAGTACCCTTCAAGAAAACAACCATAAGAAGATTAGAATTGAGACAAAACACCCGGTGGATGCTGGATGGTTTGCAGTGGATGGTGTGACGAACATGCAAAGTGAGGACAATAAGATCAGCTTCTTATACAGTGGCAACATTAACTTGATCATGAAAAAGCTTGCGGAAATTGAACTTTCGAACGTTTGGGTGGATGAGCCAGACCTTGAGGAAATCTTTCTTCATTATTATGAGAAGGAGGATGGTTCCAAGTGA
- a CDS encoding ABC transporter permease subunit: protein MNIFLHELKVTRKSMLIWAFALAAVTVLFFSIYPSVEKDGDQFIKVLQNYPEGVLKALGVQINTITSLLGFYSYFFLYVMLCGAIQAMNLGTGILSKEVSGKTAEFILAKPVTRAQIITAKLLAVLYTLIFTNVIFIAVSYGMAVAVATADFNEEAFFFMSAANFFVQLVFASLGFLVSAAFSRIRSVLPLSLGTVFAFFILSMFGSVIGDKAIRYITPFKYFDLSYIMKHSSYEPVYISIEAAVVMVAIAASYVLFTKKDIHAA from the coding sequence GTGAATATCTTCTTGCATGAGCTTAAGGTGACCCGTAAGTCCATGCTGATCTGGGCATTTGCTCTAGCGGCAGTCACGGTACTGTTTTTCTCGATCTACCCATCGGTTGAAAAAGATGGAGATCAGTTTATTAAGGTCCTTCAAAATTATCCGGAAGGTGTGTTGAAGGCATTAGGCGTTCAGATCAACACGATCACGTCACTCCTTGGATTTTACTCGTATTTCTTTTTATATGTGATGCTGTGCGGTGCCATTCAGGCGATGAATCTTGGAACCGGGATTTTATCCAAGGAAGTCAGCGGGAAGACAGCAGAGTTTATTCTCGCGAAGCCAGTGACGAGAGCACAGATCATCACCGCTAAGCTGCTGGCTGTACTTTATACGTTAATTTTCACCAATGTCATTTTTATTGCCGTTTCATACGGTATGGCGGTTGCAGTAGCAACAGCAGATTTTAACGAAGAAGCTTTCTTCTTCATGTCAGCGGCAAACTTTTTTGTACAGCTCGTGTTTGCGTCGCTTGGTTTTCTTGTATCAGCAGCTTTTTCAAGGATCAGATCGGTACTGCCGCTCTCGTTAGGTACGGTCTTTGCTTTTTTTATCCTCAGCATGTTCGGCTCTGTCATAGGGGATAAAGCGATTCGCTATATTACACCGTTTAAATATTTTGATCTGTCATATATTATGAAGCATTCCTCTTATGAGCCGGTTTATATCAGTATTGAAGCTGCCGTCGTCATGGTGGCGATCGCGGCCAGTTATGTGCTGTTTACGAAAAAAGACATCCATGCGGCCTAG
- a CDS encoding ABC transporter permease subunit, which produces MNIFWRELKYSRKSMIWWCVGILFMVVSGMSKYGAMKSSGQSVNEIFAAMPKSLQAIFGLSSLDLSTAMGFYGMLFSYLVLMATIHSVMLGANMIAKEERDKTSEFLMVKPVSRTKIITSKLAASIVLLVIFNLVTYAFSVAMVMHYYSAADTSEIGKLMAGLFLLQLLFLAIGMAIAAVTKSPKRAASLATGILLVTYILSIVIELNDRLDALKYITPFKYFEAKNLIENSGFDGVFVALSVVIIAAGIFLTYVSYQKRDLKI; this is translated from the coding sequence ATGAACATCTTTTGGAGAGAGTTGAAATACAGCCGTAAGTCCATGATTTGGTGGTGCGTCGGCATTCTCTTTATGGTGGTTTCAGGAATGAGCAAGTATGGGGCCATGAAAAGTTCCGGTCAGTCTGTGAACGAGATTTTTGCTGCGATGCCTAAATCGCTTCAGGCCATATTTGGGTTAAGCTCACTGGATTTATCAACCGCCATGGGATTTTACGGCATGCTGTTTTCGTATCTTGTCTTGATGGCAACTATCCATTCCGTCATGCTCGGCGCCAATATGATCGCAAAAGAAGAGCGTGACAAGACGTCAGAGTTTCTGATGGTCAAGCCAGTATCCCGAACAAAAATCATTACATCAAAGCTTGCAGCATCCATTGTACTGCTTGTGATCTTCAATCTCGTAACCTATGCTTTTTCGGTTGCAATGGTGATGCACTATTACTCCGCAGCAGATACAAGTGAGATTGGGAAATTGATGGCTGGATTGTTTTTGCTGCAGCTCTTATTCCTGGCGATCGGAATGGCCATCGCGGCTGTGACCAAGAGTCCGAAGAGGGCAGCGTCCCTCGCGACCGGCATCCTTCTCGTCACGTATATTCTGTCCATCGTCATCGAACTGAATGACAGGCTTGATGCTCTCAAGTACATTACGCCGTTTAAATACTTTGAGGCGAAGAACCTGATAGAGAATAGCGGATTTGATGGTGTGTTTGTCGCGTTGTCAGTTGTGATTATTGCGGCGGGGATTTTCCTCACTTACGTATCGTACCAGAAGAGGGATTTGAAAATTTAA